A window from Brucella sp. BE17 encodes these proteins:
- a CDS encoding 3-deoxy-manno-octulosonate cytidylyltransferase produces the protein MPQSLNTLTLIPARMASTRLPNKPLADIGGKPMIVHVADRAKAAGLGRTVVATDSTDVFAIVTANGHEAVMTRGDHESGSDRIYEALLKLDPSGEIDAIVNVQGDLPTIDPDIIRRALRPLEDGPADIATLGVEIALEEEKTNPSVVKIVGSPLEQNRLRALYFTRATAPHGDGPLYHHIGLYAYRRAALERFVGLGPSYLEKREKLEQLRALEAGMRIDVEIVDTVPLGVDTQADLDRAREMIAKTL, from the coding sequence ATGCCTCAGTCTTTAAACACCCTTACCCTCATTCCGGCCCGGATGGCATCAACGCGTCTGCCCAACAAGCCGCTTGCCGATATTGGCGGCAAGCCAATGATCGTGCATGTGGCCGACCGCGCGAAAGCGGCTGGGCTTGGACGTACGGTTGTTGCGACCGACAGCACGGACGTCTTCGCAATCGTTACTGCCAATGGCCATGAGGCTGTGATGACGCGCGGCGACCACGAATCAGGTTCCGACCGCATCTATGAGGCACTGCTGAAACTCGATCCGAGCGGTGAGATAGACGCAATCGTCAATGTGCAGGGCGATTTGCCGACGATCGATCCCGATATCATCCGTCGCGCGTTGCGTCCGCTCGAGGACGGTCCGGCGGATATCGCAACGCTGGGCGTGGAAATCGCGCTTGAGGAAGAAAAAACCAATCCCAGCGTGGTGAAAATTGTCGGTTCGCCGCTGGAGCAGAACCGCCTGCGCGCCCTTTATTTTACCCGCGCAACTGCACCGCATGGCGATGGCCCACTGTATCACCATATCGGTCTTTATGCCTATCGCCGCGCCGCATTGGAGCGCTTTGTGGGCTTGGGGCCATCTTATCTGGAAAAGCGCGAGAAACTGGAACAGTTGCGCGCGCTGGAGGCGGGTATGCGTATCGATGTCGAAATCGTGGATACGGTACCGCTGGGGGTCGACACACAGGCCGATCTTGACCGCGCGCGCGAAATGATTGCAAAGACTTTGTAA
- a CDS encoding prephenate dehydratase translates to MKTNRISFQGEAGANSDTACRNMFPDMEPLPCPTFEDAFNAVESGAADLAMIPIENTLAGRVADIHYLLPLADIHIVGEYFLPIHFQLMVLPGAKREEIRTVHSHIHALGQCRKVIRDNGWKPVIAGDTAGAARLVADEQDRSMAALAPRLAAGLYGLDILQEDVEDAENNVTRFVVLSKEKQWEPRPQKDERIITTFVFRVRNVPAALYKAMGGFATNGVNMTKLESYQLGGRFIATQFYADIEGHPEDHNVKLALEELAFFSKEVRILGVYKGSDVRGTHLLAAE, encoded by the coding sequence ATGAAAACCAACAGGATTTCCTTCCAGGGCGAAGCGGGCGCCAATTCCGATACGGCATGCCGCAACATGTTTCCCGATATGGAGCCGTTGCCGTGCCCGACTTTCGAGGACGCCTTCAATGCGGTGGAAAGCGGGGCCGCCGACCTTGCCATGATCCCCATCGAGAACACGTTGGCCGGACGCGTCGCCGATATTCACTATCTTCTGCCGCTGGCCGACATCCATATCGTCGGCGAATATTTTCTGCCGATCCATTTCCAGCTCATGGTGCTGCCGGGCGCCAAACGTGAGGAAATCCGCACGGTCCATAGCCATATCCATGCGCTCGGCCAGTGCCGCAAGGTGATCCGCGACAATGGCTGGAAGCCGGTGATCGCTGGCGATACGGCGGGTGCTGCGCGTCTGGTTGCTGATGAGCAGGACCGCTCGATGGCCGCTCTCGCGCCGCGCCTTGCTGCCGGTCTTTACGGTCTGGATATCTTGCAGGAAGATGTCGAGGACGCGGAAAACAACGTCACGCGTTTCGTGGTGCTTTCCAAAGAGAAGCAATGGGAGCCGCGTCCGCAAAAGGACGAGCGCATCATCACCACATTCGTGTTTCGGGTTCGCAACGTGCCGGCAGCCCTTTATAAGGCGATGGGCGGATTTGCCACCAACGGCGTCAATATGACCAAGCTCGAAAGTTATCAGCTCGGCGGACGCTTTATTGCCACGCAGTTTTATGCCGATATCGAGGGCCACCCGGAAGACCATAATGTGAAGCTGGCACTGGAAGAACTGGCCTTTTTCTCAAAGGAAGTGCGTATTCTCGGTGTCTATAAGGGCAGTGACGTACGCGGCACGCATTTGCTGGCAGCGGAATAA
- the nudC gene encoding NAD(+) diphosphatase, producing MAFRLYDLPEIEPSRLVGFAGNRIDRLSEKRQDDSAFTALELPDTRIMLLGHNRLLLDCSNAQAPRALFDLDEARGYQPDLEEPILLGMQDGVPIVALMTPFDPENLPDPFKAQDYRSLYMEGLLGADLLGALAQAAALTAWHGNHRFCGRCGHKSAMRAGGAKRVCPHCNAEHFPRTDPVAIMLPVRGDKCILARGPHFTANSYSCLAGFIEHGETIEAAVRRESFEEMGLAIGRVGYHASQPWPFPYSLMIGCHAEVLSDNFTIDHSELEDGRWFSKTEVRAMLSDTHEKGLRVPASGAIATHLIRAWAES from the coding sequence ATGGCCTTTCGCCTCTACGACCTGCCGGAAATCGAACCGAGCCGCCTTGTTGGCTTTGCCGGGAACCGCATCGACCGACTGTCGGAAAAGCGACAGGATGATTCAGCCTTTACGGCACTCGAACTCCCCGACACGCGCATCATGCTGCTGGGACACAATCGCCTGCTGCTCGACTGTAGCAATGCGCAGGCACCGCGAGCGCTGTTTGATCTTGACGAGGCGCGAGGGTACCAGCCAGATCTCGAAGAGCCGATATTGTTAGGCATGCAGGATGGCGTGCCAATCGTAGCTCTGATGACGCCATTTGATCCCGAAAACCTGCCAGACCCGTTCAAGGCACAAGACTATCGCAGCCTTTACATGGAAGGCTTGCTGGGAGCCGATCTTCTCGGCGCTTTAGCGCAAGCGGCAGCCCTCACCGCATGGCATGGCAATCACCGGTTTTGCGGGCGCTGCGGCCACAAGAGTGCGATGCGTGCCGGTGGTGCAAAACGGGTCTGCCCGCATTGCAATGCCGAGCATTTTCCGCGCACCGATCCGGTTGCCATCATGCTGCCGGTCAGGGGTGACAAATGTATTCTGGCGCGAGGACCGCATTTTACCGCCAATTCCTACTCCTGCCTTGCTGGTTTTATCGAACATGGCGAGACGATCGAGGCCGCGGTTCGGCGCGAAAGCTTTGAGGAAATGGGGCTGGCTATCGGTCGCGTCGGCTATCATGCCAGCCAGCCATGGCCGTTTCCCTATTCGCTTATGATCGGCTGTCATGCCGAAGTGTTGAGCGATAATTTCACCATCGACCATTCAGAACTTGAAGACGGACGCTGGTTTTCCAAAACCGAAGTCCGCGCCATGCTCTCGGACACACACGAAAAAGGGCTGCGCGTTCCGGCATCCGGCGCTATCGCAACCCATCTGATCAGGGCATGGGCGGAGAGCTGA
- a CDS encoding HIT family protein, whose translation MEKFKLDNRLDADTFSVALLGLSELRLMNDRRWPWLILVPQRADLTEIHDMTPLDQTLLTFEAGIAAQALKSVSQCQKINTGALGNIVRQLHFHIIARNEGDAGWPGPVWGFGTREPYDEQEAHKLIADIRTAL comes from the coding sequence ATGGAAAAGTTCAAACTCGATAATCGGCTGGATGCTGACACATTTTCCGTAGCGCTTCTCGGCCTGAGCGAGCTGCGGCTGATGAACGACCGTCGCTGGCCATGGCTCATTTTAGTGCCGCAGCGGGCCGACCTCACCGAAATTCACGATATGACGCCACTCGACCAGACCCTGCTGACCTTTGAAGCAGGCATTGCAGCACAAGCGCTCAAAAGCGTGAGCCAATGCCAGAAGATCAATACCGGCGCACTCGGCAATATCGTGCGCCAATTGCATTTCCATATTATCGCCCGGAATGAAGGCGATGCCGGATGGCCGGGGCCCGTCTGGGGGTTCGGTACCCGTGAACCCTATGATGAGCAGGAAGCGCACAAGCTGATTGCCGATATTCGTACAGCGCTTTAA
- a CDS encoding DNA polymerase III subunit gamma/tau translates to MDTQSADFVVDGGAYRVLARKYRPQNFNDLIGQEPMVRTLKNAFETGRIAQAWMLTGVRGVGKTTTARILARALNYKTDTIDQPTIDLTEPGENCQAIMEGRHVDVIEMDAASHTGIDDIREIIEQVRYRPVSARYKVYIIDEVHMLSTQAFNGLLKTLEEPPPHVKFIFATTEIRKVPITVLSRCQRFDLRRIESGTLAAHLRRIAEAEAIEVDDASLAMIARAGEGSARDSLSIFDQAIAHGAGKVDAEAVRSMLGLADRGRIIDLFEMLMRGDVAGALNEFRAQYDVGADPSVVLTDLADFNHLVTRLRFTPDVAEDVSLSQDERVRGREFAQKLSVRVLSRTWQMLLKGIVEVDTATRPVQAAEMLLIRLAHAADLPTLDEALRGLENGSVSASRPPVPNPTSGAARSGGSTPESRASVEAIGSATIGSGIGGAATAMRIVEASQQPVQQPAPPPLVETTPQPSVPINSLEDIVALADKHRDMQFKILVKNCVRLAAIAPGRLEIGLTDDAPKALPSDIAQHLLNWTGIRWVVTVARDVAGQTIAEAENERRDNLVTDARADPDVAAILAAFPGAKITDVRIAVHNEDEDLDLDRVADAPDMMPEDD, encoded by the coding sequence ATGGACACACAATCCGCCGACTTTGTTGTCGATGGTGGCGCCTATCGCGTTCTCGCCCGCAAATATCGTCCACAAAATTTCAATGATCTCATTGGTCAGGAACCAATGGTCAGAACGCTCAAAAACGCGTTCGAGACCGGCCGCATCGCACAGGCCTGGATGCTGACCGGCGTGCGCGGTGTGGGCAAAACCACAACGGCGCGTATTCTGGCGCGTGCGCTTAATTACAAGACAGACACCATCGACCAGCCGACCATTGATCTCACTGAACCCGGCGAGAATTGTCAGGCGATCATGGAAGGCCGCCATGTCGATGTGATCGAGATGGACGCCGCCTCGCATACCGGCATCGACGATATTCGCGAGATTATCGAACAGGTGCGCTACCGTCCGGTTTCAGCACGTTATAAAGTCTATATCATCGACGAAGTGCATATGCTTTCCACGCAAGCCTTCAACGGGCTGCTGAAGACGCTCGAAGAGCCGCCGCCGCATGTAAAATTCATCTTCGCCACCACCGAAATCCGCAAAGTGCCGATCACGGTTCTCTCGCGTTGTCAGCGTTTTGACCTGCGCCGCATCGAATCGGGAACTTTGGCGGCACACCTGCGCCGTATTGCCGAGGCGGAAGCCATCGAGGTGGACGACGCATCGCTTGCGATGATCGCACGCGCCGGTGAAGGCTCCGCGCGTGATTCGCTGTCGATCTTTGATCAGGCCATTGCGCATGGCGCGGGCAAAGTGGATGCGGAAGCAGTGCGCTCTATGTTGGGGCTTGCCGACCGTGGCCGCATTATCGATCTGTTCGAGATGCTGATGCGCGGCGATGTGGCGGGCGCTCTCAATGAGTTTCGTGCGCAATATGATGTCGGTGCCGATCCTTCGGTGGTGCTGACCGATCTTGCCGATTTCAACCATCTGGTGACGCGGCTGCGGTTTACGCCCGATGTCGCCGAAGACGTGTCACTGTCGCAGGATGAGCGCGTACGCGGACGCGAATTTGCGCAAAAACTTTCCGTGCGTGTGCTTTCGCGCACCTGGCAGATGCTGCTCAAGGGCATTGTCGAGGTCGATACGGCCACAAGGCCTGTGCAGGCCGCAGAAATGCTGCTGATCCGTCTTGCTCATGCCGCGGACCTTCCGACGCTGGATGAGGCCCTGCGCGGGCTTGAGAACGGATCGGTTTCAGCAAGCCGTCCGCCCGTTCCAAATCCCACTTCGGGGGCCGCACGATCGGGCGGCAGTACGCCGGAGTCCCGTGCTAGCGTTGAGGCCATCGGCTCGGCAACCATTGGTTCTGGGATAGGTGGCGCGGCCACGGCGATGCGTATTGTCGAGGCGTCTCAGCAGCCCGTGCAACAACCCGCGCCGCCGCCGCTGGTTGAGACTACGCCGCAACCTTCCGTGCCGATCAACAGCCTTGAGGACATCGTCGCTCTTGCCGACAAGCACCGCGACATGCAGTTCAAGATATTGGTCAAGAATTGCGTGCGCCTTGCAGCGATTGCGCCGGGACGGCTGGAGATTGGCCTCACCGACGATGCGCCGAAAGCGCTGCCAAGTGATATCGCGCAGCATCTTCTCAACTGGACCGGCATTCGGTGGGTGGTGACGGTCGCACGCGATGTGGCAGGACAGACAATTGCCGAAGCCGAAAACGAGCGTCGCGACAATCTGGTGACGGATGCCCGTGCCGATCCCGATGTTGCGGCAATCCTTGCGGCTTTCCCGGGTGCGAAAATCACCGATGTGCGCATTGCCGTACATAATGAAGATGAAGACCTCGATCTTGATCGAGTCGCGGACGCACCCGATATGATGCCCGAAGACGACTGA
- a CDS encoding YbaB/EbfC family nucleoid-associated protein: MRDMMGMMKQAKELQAKMQAMQDEIANLEASASSGGGLVSVTLSGKGTLSGLKIDPSLMKEEEVEILEDLIIAAHNDAKAKLEATMAEKTQSLTAGLPIPPGFKLPF, encoded by the coding sequence ATGCGTGACATGATGGGAATGATGAAACAGGCGAAGGAATTGCAGGCCAAGATGCAGGCCATGCAGGACGAAATCGCCAATCTGGAAGCCAGCGCCTCGTCGGGCGGCGGACTGGTGAGCGTCACGCTTTCGGGCAAGGGAACGCTTTCGGGTCTGAAAATTGATCCGTCCCTGATGAAGGAAGAAGAGGTTGAAATCCTCGAAGACCTGATCATTGCAGCACACAACGATGCCAAGGCGAAACTTGAAGCCACCATGGCCGAAAAGACCCAGTCGCTGACCGCCGGTCTGCCGATCCCGCCCGGCTTCAAACTGCCGTTCTGA
- the recR gene encoding recombination mediator RecR produces the protein MSKRIAGPEIERLIQLLARVPGLGPRSARRAALHLIKKKEALLVPLGGAMQEAAEKVRMCSCCGNVDTSDPCTICTDLRRDQATLIVVEDVSDLWALERAGTMNVRYHVLGGRLSPLDGVGPDDLNIKGLVERVAAGDIKEVILAVNATVEGQTTAHYITDQLSDFEVRVTRLAHGVPVGGELDYLDEGTLAAALRARTLL, from the coding sequence ATGTCAAAACGAATCGCTGGTCCCGAAATCGAACGCCTGATCCAGCTTCTGGCCCGTGTGCCGGGGCTGGGACCGCGTTCGGCACGCCGCGCGGCGCTGCATCTCATCAAGAAAAAAGAAGCGCTTCTGGTGCCGCTGGGCGGTGCCATGCAGGAAGCGGCTGAAAAAGTGCGCATGTGCTCGTGCTGCGGCAATGTCGATACATCCGACCCCTGCACCATCTGCACCGATCTGCGCCGTGATCAGGCAACACTGATCGTGGTCGAGGACGTGTCTGACCTCTGGGCGCTGGAGCGTGCAGGCACCATGAATGTGCGTTATCATGTGCTGGGCGGGCGCCTGTCACCGCTGGATGGCGTCGGGCCTGACGATCTCAATATCAAGGGGCTGGTGGAAAGGGTCGCGGCAGGTGACATCAAGGAAGTGATTCTCGCCGTCAACGCCACCGTCGAAGGTCAGACTACGGCGCATTATATCACCGACCAGCTTTCCGATTTCGAGGTGCGTGTCACAAGGCTTGCGCATGGCGTTCCGGTTGGCGGCGAACTCGATTATCTCGATGAAGGCACGCTTGCGGCAGCGCTTCGAGCGCGTACTTTATTGTAA
- a CDS encoding lytic murein transglycosylase: MSAWKRFSAIACGLALAVAASPVFAAPSKAQIEGQYRNWIEKDLWPEAKAAGVSRALFEQAFKGVTINWKLPDLVVPGEKPSAPKTQKQAEFGAPGKYFNARTVGSVTSGGAARFSQYGNLLKRIEQKYGVPGPIILAIWGRESGFGTVKIPYNAFEVLGTKAYLATRKDMFRKELIAALEIASKGYIGESAMKSSWAGALGQPQFMPTSYLKHAVDFDGDGKRDIWNSVPDTLASIANYLKLHGWQKGRDWGFEVNVPQELSCALEGPDQGRTIADWAKLGVTRVNGKAFPASEMRGQGFLLMPAGRFGPAFIVTPNFYVIKDYNMSDLYALFIGHVGDRIAYGSADFQGKWGDVGSMYRSDILTMQKRLQAHGYDIGKADGLPGFKTRRSIGLWQVKNGMPASCFPQPELLHQIR; encoded by the coding sequence ATGTCTGCATGGAAACGCTTTTCTGCAATCGCCTGCGGACTGGCTTTGGCTGTTGCCGCTTCTCCGGTATTTGCAGCGCCTTCAAAAGCGCAGATCGAAGGCCAGTATCGCAACTGGATTGAAAAAGACCTGTGGCCGGAAGCAAAAGCTGCAGGCGTGTCACGCGCTCTTTTCGAGCAGGCTTTCAAAGGCGTGACCATCAACTGGAAGCTGCCTGATCTTGTCGTTCCCGGCGAGAAGCCGAGTGCTCCCAAAACACAAAAACAGGCGGAGTTCGGCGCCCCGGGAAAATATTTCAACGCCAGGACGGTTGGATCGGTTACCAGTGGCGGCGCGGCCCGTTTTAGTCAATATGGCAATCTATTAAAACGTATTGAACAGAAATATGGGGTTCCCGGGCCGATCATTCTGGCGATCTGGGGCCGTGAATCGGGTTTTGGCACGGTCAAGATTCCCTATAATGCCTTCGAGGTGCTGGGCACCAAAGCCTATCTCGCCACCCGCAAGGATATGTTTCGCAAGGAACTGATTGCAGCACTCGAAATCGCATCCAAAGGCTATATCGGCGAAAGTGCCATGAAAAGCTCTTGGGCGGGCGCACTCGGCCAACCGCAATTCATGCCGACTTCCTATTTGAAACACGCAGTCGATTTCGACGGCGACGGCAAGCGCGACATCTGGAATTCGGTCCCCGATACGCTGGCTTCCATCGCCAATTACCTGAAATTACACGGCTGGCAGAAGGGTCGTGACTGGGGTTTCGAGGTCAATGTGCCGCAAGAACTTTCCTGTGCGCTGGAAGGGCCGGATCAGGGCAGGACGATTGCTGATTGGGCAAAGCTCGGTGTGACACGCGTCAACGGCAAGGCTTTTCCAGCCAGCGAAATGCGTGGGCAAGGCTTTTTGCTAATGCCTGCCGGGCGGTTTGGCCCAGCTTTCATCGTTACCCCCAATTTCTATGTTATCAAAGATTACAATATGAGCGATCTCTATGCGCTGTTTATCGGACATGTCGGGGATCGCATTGCTTATGGTTCGGCTGATTTTCAAGGCAAGTGGGGTGATGTCGGCTCGATGTATCGCTCCGACATATTGACCATGCAAAAGCGATTGCAGGCGCATGGATACGATATCGGCAAGGCCGACGGATTGCCGGGTTTCAAGACCCGCCGCTCCATTGGCCTATGGCAGGTGAAAAATGGCATGCCTGCCAGCTGTTTTCCGCAGCCGGAGCTGTTGCATCAGATTCGCTGA
- a CDS encoding LysR substrate-binding domain-containing protein: MTLEQLRIFIEVAEREHLTRAAQALNLTPSAVSSAIRNLEERYGATLFNRIGRRIELTGDGGLFLEEARATLTRARAAEQMLSEFGGGKRGILNIHASQTIASYWLPPYLAQFHTAHPLIDIRLTVGNTESVTGAIRRGEADIGFVEGSVQAETLLITRVASDQLILVSSPDHPWAKDARLSWDHLFKEKWILREQGSGTRSVFEDAMRAAGYDPARLDVALHLPSNEAICSAVRSGKYVTAISELVTAPYLGAGTLVKADFTLPERQFLVLQHEGRYQTKAVHSFMNMF, from the coding sequence ATGACACTGGAACAATTACGCATTTTTATCGAAGTCGCAGAGCGTGAACATCTGACGCGTGCCGCGCAAGCACTCAATCTCACGCCTTCTGCCGTGAGTTCTGCTATCCGCAATCTTGAGGAACGCTATGGTGCTACTCTTTTCAACCGCATAGGACGACGGATTGAACTGACCGGCGATGGGGGACTGTTTCTCGAAGAAGCACGCGCAACACTGACCCGCGCCCGTGCTGCGGAACAGATGCTGTCGGAATTTGGCGGGGGCAAACGCGGTATTCTCAACATACATGCCAGCCAGACGATCGCAAGCTACTGGCTGCCGCCTTATCTGGCGCAATTTCATACCGCGCATCCGCTGATCGATATCCGGCTGACTGTGGGCAATACCGAAAGTGTGACGGGCGCTATACGGCGGGGGGAAGCAGATATCGGCTTTGTCGAAGGCAGTGTTCAGGCAGAAACCTTGTTGATAACCCGAGTGGCGAGCGACCAGCTTATTCTGGTTTCCTCGCCCGACCATCCTTGGGCCAAGGACGCTCGGCTGTCATGGGATCACCTTTTTAAGGAAAAATGGATTTTGCGCGAGCAGGGCTCGGGTACGCGCAGCGTCTTTGAGGATGCCATGCGCGCCGCCGGCTATGATCCGGCGCGGCTTGATGTAGCTCTTCATCTCCCTTCCAACGAAGCTATTTGCTCGGCCGTGCGCTCCGGTAAATACGTTACAGCCATATCTGAACTGGTTACCGCCCCATATCTGGGGGCTGGAACGCTTGTGAAGGCCGATTTTACTCTGCCGGAGCGCCAGTTTCTGGTGTTGCAGCATGAGGGTCGTTATCAGACCAAAGCCGTACATTCATTCATGAATATGTTCTAA
- a CDS encoding YeiH family protein has product MSSSTAKEILPGFALSVAVAALAMVLERAEVHYAGRAWLEALVIGILLGTAVRSFLRPGPRFQKGIGFSAKQLLEIAVVLLGASISASAVIAAGSGLILGIACVVIVAIALSYLIGRLLKLPHRMAVLVACGNSICGNSAIAAVAPVIKANSEDVAASIAFTAILGVVVVLCLPLLVPLLDLSHTQYGVLAGLTVYAVPQVLAATAPVAAISVQLGTLVKLVRVLMLGPVILALALISGNRSAKAKPGFFQLVPWFILGFLTMMALNSLHLIPQALLPFIWQVSTVLTTISMAALGLGVDIRAIAAAGGRVTLAAILSLVTLGGISVGLIHLLAVA; this is encoded by the coding sequence ATGTCATCCTCAACAGCAAAAGAAATTCTTCCCGGTTTTGCTTTGAGCGTCGCTGTAGCGGCGCTGGCTATGGTGCTTGAAAGGGCCGAGGTACATTACGCCGGTAGAGCCTGGCTTGAGGCGCTCGTCATTGGCATTTTGCTGGGAACGGCAGTGCGCAGTTTTTTGCGCCCCGGTCCGCGCTTTCAAAAAGGTATCGGCTTTTCGGCCAAACAGCTTCTGGAAATCGCTGTGGTGCTTTTGGGCGCATCGATCAGTGCCAGCGCGGTGATCGCCGCCGGTTCCGGCCTCATTCTCGGCATTGCCTGCGTGGTCATCGTGGCGATTGCGCTGAGCTATCTGATAGGGCGGTTGCTCAAACTGCCGCATCGCATGGCGGTGCTGGTTGCCTGCGGCAATTCCATTTGCGGCAACTCGGCTATTGCGGCTGTCGCGCCGGTCATTAAAGCAAATAGCGAGGACGTTGCCGCTTCTATCGCCTTTACCGCCATTCTGGGCGTGGTGGTTGTCTTATGCCTGCCTTTGCTGGTACCGCTTCTCGACCTTTCGCACACGCAATATGGCGTGCTGGCGGGCCTGACCGTTTATGCCGTGCCACAGGTTCTGGCCGCAACCGCACCGGTAGCCGCAATTAGCGTCCAGCTTGGAACACTGGTCAAGCTGGTGCGGGTTCTGATGCTGGGACCGGTTATTCTGGCTCTGGCGCTCATTTCGGGTAATCGCAGCGCAAAGGCGAAGCCTGGCTTTTTCCAACTGGTGCCGTGGTTCATCCTCGGCTTTCTCACCATGATGGCGCTCAACTCGCTTCACCTGATCCCGCAGGCGCTGCTCCCCTTTATCTGGCAGGTTTCGACCGTACTGACCACCATTTCCATGGCAGCACTGGGGCTGGGAGTGGATATCCGCGCCATAGCTGCCGCTGGGGGACGTGTGACGCTTGCAGCAATTCTTTCGCTGGTGACGCTTGGCGGCATCAGCGTGGGGCTCATTCATCTTCTGGCAGTTGCCTGA
- the rpsA gene encoding 30S ribosomal protein S1 yields the protein MSEFNPSRADFESLLAESFATNDLAEGYVVKGRIVAIEKDMAIIDAGLKVEGRVPLKEFGAKGKDGSMKPGDEVEVYVERIENALGEAVLSREKARREESWVKLEQKFANGERVDGVIFNQVKGGFTVDLDGAVAFLPRSQVDIRPIRDVTPLMNVPQPFEILKMDKRRGNIVVSRRTVLEESRAEQRSEIVQNLEEGQVVEGVVKNITDYGAFVDLGGIDGLLHVTDMAWRRVNHPSEILTIGQSVKVQIIRINQETHRISLGMKQLESDPWDGIGAKYPIGKKITGTVTNITDYGAFVEIEPGIEGLIHVSEMSWTKKNVHPGKILSTTQEVEVVVLEVDPVKRRISLGLKQTLDNPWTTFADKYPQGTIVEGEVKNKTEFGLFIGLDGDVDGMVHLSDLDWNRPGEQVIEEYNKGEVVKAVVLDVDIDKERISLGIKQLSGDKVGEAAASGELRKNAVVTVEVTAVTDGGLEVRLVDHDVESFIKRADLSRDRNEQRPERFTVGQKVDARVIAFDKKSRKLQVSIKALEIAEEKEAVAQYGSSDSGASLGDILGAALKKQDKN from the coding sequence ATGTCAGAATTCAACCCCTCCCGCGCGGATTTCGAGTCGCTGCTCGCTGAATCCTTTGCCACTAACGATCTGGCCGAAGGCTATGTCGTCAAGGGCCGCATTGTCGCCATCGAAAAAGACATGGCGATCATCGATGCCGGCCTCAAGGTCGAAGGCCGCGTGCCGCTGAAGGAATTCGGCGCAAAGGGCAAAGACGGCTCGATGAAGCCGGGCGACGAAGTGGAAGTTTACGTCGAGCGCATCGAAAACGCGCTGGGCGAAGCTGTTCTTTCGCGTGAAAAAGCGCGCCGTGAAGAAAGCTGGGTCAAGCTCGAGCAGAAATTCGCCAATGGCGAACGCGTCGATGGCGTCATCTTCAACCAGGTCAAGGGTGGTTTCACCGTCGATCTCGACGGCGCTGTTGCCTTCCTGCCGCGTTCACAGGTCGACATCCGTCCGATCCGCGACGTGACGCCCTTGATGAACGTGCCGCAACCTTTCGAAATCCTCAAGATGGACAAGCGTCGCGGCAATATCGTCGTTTCGCGTCGTACCGTCCTTGAAGAAAGCCGCGCGGAACAGCGTTCGGAAATCGTCCAGAACCTTGAAGAAGGTCAGGTCGTTGAAGGTGTTGTCAAGAACATCACCGATTACGGTGCATTCGTCGATCTCGGCGGCATCGATGGTCTGTTGCACGTCACCGACATGGCATGGCGTCGCGTCAACCATCCGTCGGAAATCCTCACCATCGGCCAGTCGGTCAAGGTGCAGATCATCCGCATCAACCAGGAAACCCATCGTATCTCGCTCGGCATGAAGCAGCTCGAGAGCGATCCTTGGGATGGCATCGGCGCAAAGTACCCGATTGGCAAAAAGATCACCGGCACTGTCACGAACATCACCGACTACGGTGCATTCGTGGAAATCGAGCCGGGCATCGAAGGCCTCATCCACGTTTCCGAAATGTCGTGGACCAAGAAGAACGTCCATCCGGGCAAGATTCTGTCCACCACGCAGGAAGTCGAAGTCGTTGTGCTCGAAGTGGATCCGGTCAAGCGCCGCATCTCGCTTGGTCTCAAGCAGACGCTCGACAATCCGTGGACGACCTTTGCCGACAAGTACCCACAGGGCACGATCGTTGAAGGCGAAGTCAAGAACAAGACCGAGTTCGGCCTGTTCATCGGCCTCGACGGCGACGTTGACGGCATGGTTCACCTCTCCGACCTCGACTGGAACCGTCCGGGCGAACAGGTCATCGAAGAGTACAACAAGGGTGAAGTCGTCAAGGCTGTCGTTCTCGATGTCGATATCGACAAGGAACGCATCTCGCTCGGCATCAAGCAGCTTTCCGGCGACAAGGTCGGCGAAGCAGCAGCCTCGGGCGAACTGCGCAAGAACGCTGTCGTCACCGTTGAAGTGACTGCCGTTACCGACGGTGGCCTCGAAGTGCGTCTCGTCGACCACGATGTCGAAAGCTTCATCAAGCGTGCAGATCTGTCGCGTGACCGCAACGAGCAGCGTCCGGAACGCTTCACGGTTGGTCAGAAGGTTGACGCCCGCGTCATCGCCTTCGACAAAAAGTCCCGCAAGCTGCAGGTCTCGATCAAAGCGCTCGAAATCGCTGAAGAAAAAGAAGCTGTTGCTCAGTACGGTTCGTCCGACTCCGGCGCTTCGCTCGGCGACATCCTTGGTGCAGCCCTCAAGAAGCAGGACAAGAACTAA